One window from the genome of Clostridia bacterium encodes:
- a CDS encoding polyketide synthase: protein MINSVVDLCEIGQGIVQLTMQDRVYKNGFSEELIGGLLMAFEEIKNNSGYKVVILTGYDSYFCSGGTREGMLSIQADKLKFTDLEIHSIALDCPLPVIAAMQGHGIGAGFTLGLSCDFAVLSKESFYSCNYMKYGFTPGMGASYIVPRKLGFSLAQELLFTADNYSGAELERRGIQFKVLPRKEVMEYACKLAGKIAEKPRTALMTLKENQVAQIRGELAEALKLELEMHEKTMYQPGVKERIANLFGM, encoded by the coding sequence ATGATTAATTCTGTAGTTGATTTATGCGAAATCGGACAAGGTATTGTTCAGTTGACAATGCAGGACAGGGTTTATAAAAACGGTTTTTCCGAAGAGTTGATTGGCGGCTTGCTAATGGCCTTTGAAGAAATAAAGAATAATTCCGGATACAAGGTAGTAATTCTAACCGGATATGACAGCTACTTTTGCTCCGGCGGAACAAGGGAAGGAATGCTAAGCATACAGGCGGATAAATTGAAGTTTACCGATTTGGAAATACACAGCATTGCCTTGGATTGTCCGCTCCCGGTGATTGCTGCAATGCAAGGTCATGGTATAGGAGCCGGATTTACTTTAGGTTTATCCTGCGATTTTGCAGTTTTGAGCAAAGAAAGTTTTTACAGCTGTAACTATATGAAATACGGTTTTACTCCAGGAATGGGTGCCAGCTATATTGTACCCCGGAAATTAGGCTTTAGCCTTGCTCAGGAATTATTATTCACTGCGGACAATTATAGCGGAGCTGAACTGGAAAGACGGGGAATTCAGTTTAAGGTTCTGCCAAGAAAGGAAGTAATGGAATATGCATGCAAACTGGCCGGAAAAATAGCGGAGAAGCCTAGAACCGCGCTAATGACTTTAAAGGAGAATCAGGTTGCACAAATAAGGGGAGAACTGGCAGAAGCTTTAAAGCTGGAATTGGAAATGCATGAGAAGACTATGTATCAACCCGGGGTAAAAGAACGGATTGCGAATCTGTTCGGAATGTAA
- a CDS encoding phosphopantetheine-binding protein: MKDIICKLLWCQLQSIGMLRKKHSIVKEDKKESGIIDLYDRWLDESVSVLERNHYLTLEGEVCLVQDTLLIDPDSVWAEWEMAKSELVKNKKNVAQLNLVEATMRSLPEILTGKKAATDILFPNSSMELVEGIYKNNPVSDYFNEVLSDSIIAYLRERIEQDPKAEIRILEIGAGTGGTSASNFLKLRPYGGHIQEYCYTDLSKAFLLFAEREYGPVNPFLTYKILNVEEPLNRQGIETGVYDIVVAANVLHATKNIRKTLRNVKAALKANGLLLVNEISENSLFTHLTFGLTEGWWKYEDAELRIPGCPGLYPETWKKIFEQEGFPEVFFPAQKAHSLGQQIIIAESDGVVRQQNTAQAAVNFRKAVDKNMYSSGDTCLKITNKPVQGVNMITGAQMRKNQGAGVSIQLVKDFAKTAVKESIAQSLKMDEDLITDDQSFSEYGVDSIIAVNLVNLVNQRCKTKLETTVLFEYNNVNNLSRYIAEAHESAIVSILNEDNPGSIEVDAGFQGENADQATQTISLIRYGDRETAKALEISKETIAVIGMSGRFAESQTVDDLWKHLANGANLIKEVSRWDLSERYQETQREGKSFCNYGSFLDNIDKFDPVFFNISGIEATYMDPQQRLFLEESWKALENAGYVGDSIQESKCGVYAGCGSGDYQNLFINNPPAQSTWGNHNSVIPARIAYHLNLQGPAIAVDTACSSSLVAIHLACQGLWTRETDMALAGGVFVQSTPGFYLSTNKAGMLSPTGRCSAFDQAADGFVPGEGVGVVVLKRLSEALADGDHIYGVIRGSGINQDGSTNGITAPSAASQEKLICEVYNSFSINPENIQMVEAHGTGTILGDPIEFSALTSAYRKYTQKQGYCALGSIKTNLGHTTAAAGVASLIKVLLSLKNKKIPPSINFRKGNPKIDFDNSPFYVSTSLRDWEAGENSPRSAAISSFGFSGTNAHLVIEEPPEVVRKHQEKAGYLIVLSARTSEQLYKQVQQLISFCDENTGVDCGNISYSLLLGRKFFNHRLACVVRSLNELVKLLTKWLEKGKTPQVYVSNLQENPCRGQIYLEQYGNMCIRNCLNTTDANEYLGNLSVIADLFIQGYLLEFKYLFPLNEYSRIPMPGYPFARDRYWVSDGETKVKDVSPMLLYSPAVPAKQTVMSRLSEPSPVKRTEKTNCISLNSLSDVRNVPEMQPKVNSKQISLQPAARLIPLQSLKAPVSEKPDVRNTSTQPGKVKLTGLLMTSEALQEGLRDSLAGILCIRPEDIDVNKKFIELGMDSIIGVEWIQSINNRYGTSIAVNKAYEHPTIVELAEFLGSEMGNHSGVSQLIKERPAAAEAERNRPSSLIQGAETLREGLRDSLAGILCIRPEDIDVNKKFIELGMDSIIGVEWIQSINNRYGTSIAVNKAYEHPTIVELAEYLQNQIYKPDQDEHNSRETVQEGEAQLEFSQTSSVQEPVQHPDSHAAADMHTSCNSSPEPRSYSLVEEQVMDLISGTIGVEKQKLDMDTSLKDYNIDLFDLAYITERIQAKIGPVIEGDALYQCSTIRDICNLLQTDIKGDEELLKVHDMELASETGEFPELIHLNKNTEGRPVFWIHAGLGGVDVYYPIAEKSNRPFYGIKPHGWYNDQVLIRGIQAIASYYVKIIQSVQPEGPYDLGGYSLGGIFAYEITRQLQAIGQEVSSVVIVEAFDDEGTKKVHVPEYLFRKNTALNVINTALYILCLQEPEKLHKTLINQKEISIDLDDEEYFSQLIKLAKTRGLAQTEERLYKTILKTIDMQDAYKTGDDFILPLPAPDRVQGYLLRNKNRRFLGELQPYFSIREDLLLLDNQNYWKGWKAEIPYLKIIDVDCPNHVAMLLDPKAYKSIVDFCEILYCGSSGVVAGKDFQKKNKAGTKRSSNKEKSKVGLLSKEAD; this comes from the coding sequence TAAAGAAGATAAGAAGGAAAGTGGAATCATTGATTTGTATGACCGATGGCTGGATGAATCTGTTTCTGTATTGGAACGGAACCATTATCTAACCTTAGAAGGGGAAGTATGTTTGGTACAGGATACGTTGCTAATTGACCCAGACTCTGTATGGGCCGAGTGGGAGATGGCTAAGAGCGAATTAGTGAAAAATAAAAAGAATGTGGCGCAACTTAACCTGGTTGAGGCTACTATGCGTTCATTGCCGGAAATCCTTACAGGGAAAAAAGCGGCAACGGATATCCTCTTTCCCAATTCCTCCATGGAACTGGTGGAAGGCATATATAAAAATAATCCTGTTTCGGACTATTTTAATGAAGTATTGTCCGACTCAATAATCGCGTATTTAAGAGAGAGGATCGAACAAGATCCGAAAGCTGAAATACGCATTTTGGAAATTGGTGCTGGTACAGGCGGTACAAGCGCTTCAAACTTTTTAAAGCTTCGACCCTATGGTGGGCATATTCAGGAATATTGCTATACCGATCTTTCAAAAGCCTTTTTATTATTTGCCGAAAGGGAATATGGGCCGGTCAATCCATTCCTAACATACAAAATACTGAATGTTGAAGAACCTTTAAACAGGCAGGGGATTGAAACAGGGGTATATGATATTGTCGTTGCTGCTAATGTATTGCACGCCACAAAAAATATAAGGAAAACCCTGAGAAATGTGAAAGCAGCTCTGAAAGCTAACGGGTTGCTCCTGGTAAATGAAATCAGTGAGAATAGTTTATTTACTCACTTAACCTTTGGTTTAACCGAAGGGTGGTGGAAATATGAAGATGCGGAACTGAGGATTCCTGGCTGCCCGGGGCTGTATCCTGAAACCTGGAAGAAGATCTTTGAGCAAGAGGGATTTCCGGAAGTCTTCTTTCCGGCGCAAAAAGCTCATAGCTTAGGACAACAGATAATCATTGCTGAAAGTGATGGAGTTGTACGGCAGCAAAATACGGCACAAGCAGCTGTGAACTTTAGGAAAGCTGTTGACAAGAATATGTATTCATCCGGTGATACCTGCCTGAAAATCACAAACAAACCGGTTCAGGGTGTGAATATGATCACAGGTGCTCAGATGAGGAAAAATCAGGGGGCAGGAGTAAGCATTCAATTGGTTAAAGACTTTGCTAAAACAGCTGTAAAAGAGAGTATTGCTCAGTCGCTAAAAATGGATGAGGATTTGATTACAGACGATCAAAGCTTTTCTGAATATGGAGTAGACTCAATTATTGCCGTGAATTTGGTAAATTTAGTCAATCAGCGATGTAAGACTAAACTGGAAACGACAGTATTGTTTGAGTACAATAATGTGAATAACCTTAGCCGGTATATTGCTGAAGCACATGAATCCGCTATAGTTTCGATACTCAATGAAGATAACCCGGGTTCAATAGAAGTTGATGCCGGTTTTCAGGGAGAAAATGCAGATCAAGCGACACAAACTATTTCTCTTATAAGGTATGGAGATAGGGAGACTGCAAAAGCCTTGGAAATATCAAAAGAGACAATTGCCGTAATCGGAATGTCCGGACGCTTCGCTGAATCCCAGACAGTAGATGACTTATGGAAGCATTTGGCCAATGGTGCGAACTTAATTAAGGAGGTCAGCAGGTGGGATCTTTCGGAGCGCTACCAGGAAACTCAACGTGAGGGGAAGAGTTTTTGCAATTATGGCAGTTTTCTGGATAATATTGATAAATTTGACCCTGTTTTCTTTAATATTTCGGGAATTGAAGCAACCTACATGGACCCTCAGCAGCGGTTATTCCTTGAAGAATCCTGGAAAGCATTGGAGAATGCAGGCTACGTCGGAGATTCCATTCAGGAAAGCAAATGCGGAGTTTATGCAGGATGTGGCTCAGGCGATTACCAGAATTTATTTATAAACAATCCCCCTGCTCAATCAACCTGGGGTAACCATAACTCCGTGATTCCGGCAAGAATTGCGTATCATTTGAATTTGCAGGGGCCGGCAATCGCTGTTGATACAGCGTGTTCAAGTTCTTTGGTAGCTATACATTTGGCGTGCCAGGGCTTATGGACCAGAGAAACAGATATGGCTCTGGCAGGGGGTGTTTTTGTGCAGTCAACCCCCGGTTTTTATTTATCAACTAATAAAGCAGGCATGTTATCTCCCACAGGACGATGTTCAGCATTTGACCAGGCAGCAGACGGTTTTGTTCCTGGTGAAGGTGTAGGTGTAGTCGTATTGAAACGTCTTAGCGAGGCATTAGCTGACGGAGACCATATATATGGTGTCATCCGCGGATCGGGAATTAATCAGGACGGTTCAACCAACGGTATTACAGCTCCTAGTGCAGCATCTCAGGAAAAACTGATTTGTGAAGTTTATAATTCTTTTAGTATAAATCCGGAAAATATTCAAATGGTTGAGGCCCACGGAACAGGTACAATATTGGGGGATCCTATAGAATTCAGTGCGTTGACCAGTGCCTACCGCAAATATACACAAAAGCAGGGATACTGCGCACTGGGGTCTATTAAAACAAATCTGGGACATACTACGGCTGCCGCAGGAGTTGCCAGTTTGATAAAGGTTTTACTTTCACTAAAAAATAAGAAAATTCCGCCATCGATCAATTTTAGAAAAGGGAATCCTAAAATCGATTTTGACAACAGTCCTTTTTATGTAAGTACCAGTTTAAGGGATTGGGAGGCTGGGGAAAATTCCCCGCGTTCCGCTGCTATCAGTTCTTTTGGCTTTAGCGGAACAAATGCTCACTTAGTTATCGAGGAACCGCCAGAAGTAGTCAGGAAGCATCAGGAGAAGGCTGGCTACTTGATTGTTTTATCGGCGCGTACTTCTGAGCAGCTGTATAAACAGGTACAGCAACTGATAAGTTTTTGTGACGAAAACACCGGGGTGGACTGCGGGAATATCAGTTATTCACTATTATTGGGCAGAAAGTTCTTTAATCATCGGCTGGCGTGTGTAGTCCGCAGTCTGAATGAACTGGTCAAACTGCTCACAAAGTGGCTGGAAAAAGGTAAAACTCCTCAGGTATATGTGTCTAACCTACAGGAAAACCCTTGCCGCGGGCAAATTTATTTGGAACAGTACGGAAATATGTGCATAAGGAATTGTTTGAACACAACTGATGCAAATGAGTATTTAGGGAACTTATCCGTTATTGCAGACTTATTTATCCAAGGTTATTTACTGGAATTCAAATACCTGTTTCCTCTTAATGAGTATTCAAGAATTCCAATGCCTGGCTATCCGTTCGCAAGAGACCGGTATTGGGTTTCTGATGGTGAAACAAAGGTTAAGGATGTTTCGCCGATGCTGCTTTATTCACCAGCAGTACCTGCAAAGCAAACAGTCATGTCCCGATTATCGGAACCTTCTCCAGTAAAGAGGACTGAGAAAACTAATTGCATTTCCCTCAATTCCCTGTCAGATGTCCGGAATGTGCCAGAGATGCAGCCAAAGGTCAATAGCAAACAAATTTCGTTGCAACCTGCTGCCCGGCTTATTCCGTTACAATCCCTAAAGGCTCCTGTATCAGAAAAGCCTGATGTCCGGAATACTTCCACTCAACCCGGCAAAGTTAAACTGACTGGCTTATTAATGACGTCGGAAGCATTACAGGAAGGGTTGAGAGACAGCCTGGCAGGGATATTGTGTATCAGGCCCGAGGATATAGATGTGAATAAGAAATTTATTGAATTGGGGATGGACTCCATTATCGGCGTGGAATGGATTCAATCCATTAACAACAGATACGGTACTTCCATTGCGGTGAATAAAGCGTACGAACATCCGACTATAGTGGAGCTTGCAGAATTCTTAGGGAGTGAGATGGGAAACCATAGCGGTGTGTCTCAGCTCATAAAAGAAAGACCAGCTGCGGCAGAAGCTGAAAGAAATAGACCTTCAAGCCTTATACAAGGGGCAGAAACACTACGGGAAGGGTTGAGAGACAGCCTGGCAGGGATATTGTGTATCAGGCCCGAGGATATAGATGTGAATAAGAAATTTATTGAATTGGGGATGGACTCCATTATCGGTGTGGAATGGATTCAATCCATTAACAACAGATACGGTACTTCCATTGCGGTGAATAAAGCGTACGAACATCCGACTATAGTGGAGCTTGCCGAGTACCTTCAAAATCAAATCTACAAGCCGGACCAAGATGAACACAATAGTAGAGAAACTGTACAAGAAGGAGAAGCTCAGCTCGAATTCTCCCAAACAAGCTCTGTTCAGGAACCTGTCCAGCATCCCGATTCTCACGCGGCAGCCGATATGCACACATCATGCAATTCAAGTCCTGAGCCAAGGAGCTACTCCTTGGTTGAAGAGCAAGTCATGGATCTGATATCCGGTACTATAGGAGTTGAAAAGCAAAAACTGGATATGGACACATCTCTAAAAGACTATAACATTGATTTGTTTGATCTTGCGTACATAACAGAAAGAATACAGGCGAAAATTGGCCCGGTAATTGAAGGCGATGCGTTATACCAATGTTCTACTATCCGTGATATCTGTAATCTGTTGCAGACAGACATAAAAGGTGATGAGGAATTACTAAAAGTTCATGATATGGAATTAGCTTCAGAAACGGGAGAGTTTCCTGAACTTATCCATCTAAATAAGAACACGGAAGGAAGGCCTGTTTTCTGGATACATGCCGGGTTGGGGGGAGTAGATGTATACTACCCGATTGCTGAAAAAAGCAATCGCCCCTTTTATGGTATCAAGCCTCATGGCTGGTACAACGACCAGGTTCTGATACGTGGAATTCAGGCGATAGCTTCATACTATGTGAAAATCATTCAGTCGGTGCAGCCGGAAGGACCTTATGATCTTGGCGGTTATTCGTTAGGAGGCATATTTGCCTATGAAATCACCCGACAGCTGCAGGCAATAGGTCAGGAAGTCAGTTCTGTTGTCATAGTGGAGGCTTTTGATGACGAGGGAACAAAAAAGGTTCATGTACCGGAGTACCTTTTCAGAAAAAATACTGCACTTAATGTTATTAATACTGCCCTTTATATTTTGTGCTTGCAGGAACCCGAAAAACTGCATAAAACCCTTATTAACCAGAAAGAGATCAGCATAGACCTGGATGATGAGGAATACTTCTCTCAATTGATAAAGCTTGCAAAGACCCGGGGGTTGGCTCAAACGGAGGAGAGATTATATAAAACTATACTGAAAACTATTGATATGCAGGATGCTTATAAGACGGGAGATGATTTTATTCTGCCTCTGCCGGCACCGGACAGGGTACAGGGCTATTTGCTGAGAAACAAGAATAGACGGTTCCTGGGAGAACTTCAACCATATTTTTCAATCAGGGAGGATTTATTATTATTGGATAATCAGAACTATTGGAAAGGCTGGAAGGCTGAAATTCCTTACTTAAAGATAATTGATGTAGATTGTCCTAACCATGTGGCAATGTTGTTAGATCCTAAAGCATATAAATCAATAGTTGATTTCTGTGAAATCTTATATTGCGGGAGCTCCGGTGTTGTAGCAGGTAAAGACTTTCAAAAGAAGAATAAAGCTGGAACTAAGAGAAGCAGTAATAAGGAAAAATCAAAAGTAGGACTATTAAGCAAGGAGGCTGACTAA